A stretch of DNA from Telopea speciosissima isolate NSW1024214 ecotype Mountain lineage chromosome 5, Tspe_v1, whole genome shotgun sequence:
TAGTCCATGAGTTGGTTGTCGATAGGTTCGAAGACCGAGAAATTATGTCCTATGATTAATCAACCATACATATGTGTTAGGAGGTGTCCAAAAAATACTTGGGTCCTAGGGTAGGTTAGGGTCAGGTTAGTATGAGGTTTTGTATGGAAATTTTGGATCACTTAGAGGTAGAGCTGGGTAATGTTTTCttctaacaaaacaaaatcctATGAGTCTAATTTAAAATTGGAATCAATGGAATTACAACCCGCAGTGcaggcaacatcggactcaaCCTGGGCGTAACTCCGACCTTAAATTCGACCCGACTAGAGGTGCTAACAACATCGGATGCAACACTGGACTCAACCTGGGCATGCTTCCGACCCAACCAGAGGTGCAGACAACATCGGATGCAACATTGGACTCAACCTAGTCATGTCTCCGACCTTAAATCCGACCCAACCAGAGGTGCAGACAACATTGAATGCAACATCCAAATATTTTACTATCAGAATTGGAGTTAATTCATAGCTTAGAAATGATTCTTAAGAAGAATTTCATTATTTCTAAAGTTTACTTAGAGCTTGAAAGTAATAGGATGAGTTCTATAAATCTTGAATTTACTGGGCAATTGAAAGTAAGGGAGATATGGAATGGATTCAACAAGGAATTGCCAAGGAATTGCCATTAAACTTGTGATTAAAGAAGAGAGTAAAGTAAAGATGAGGTTATTACTTCAAAACAACAATTTGGAATTCCAAgaattccatctcttcccttttcttctcttttcttctcttcttcttcttcttcttcttcttcttcttcttcttcgtcttttcttttctcctttttttttttttgtttttgttttttctatttctaaagTTTACCAGAGTAGAGGTAGTAACGGTGAATGGGTTTAGTTTGTTTTAGTTAACTCATTAACACACACAActaaattatattatattattaaaattgttagttaattgtattttattccCATTATGATCAATACCCTATTGTTTTAATAATCCACTCACATGACACCTTACACCATGTGCTAGGTGGTTTAAATCTAAGATAACACTTCACACATTTACACCATAGGCTGCCACCTCCTAAACCTACTAAACCATGTTAATAATGATAAATAGATAAGCATTAAGGATTTTCTACCCATCTACCCATTACGTTGACACCTAAACACTCCCACCTCCTAACCTTTGCTTAACACCTAAACACTTGCTAGGTGGCTAAAACCTATAGATACACCACCCTAGTTACTAATGCCACCTCCTTTTTCACTATTTCTCTTAACAATCAATACAATATAACCCCTATGTTAtataaatcatatatatatatatatatatatatatatatatatatatatatatatatatatatgtataaacaCTACACCATAGTACATTATATActataaaattattataatttatataacttatataaaaaaaaattttaatattataatacATCTTTATTTTTAGTAACATTAATATAATATAACCCTCTTGaataacatataataatgtATTAAACAGAATCCTTGGAAGTTCGCATATGACCTGCATCGGATGCGAGGCCGGATCCAAGCCTAGGCGTGAATCCGTGCTTGGATCCAATGTACCCTACTATTCAGTCCACatcggactcaaggtcggatgcaAGACTCTGCTTGCCTCCTGTAGACACCAATTTTTGTCACCACCTTTGGTGaggatgacaacgggacacggATGATGGGTGACGCGTTTTTTCCCTTTATGAACCCCAAAATCACCTAACCCATAAGCCCAGAAACCATTTGGAATCCAAAAATGGCCCATTTGGgcccaaaaaatgaaatgaggggAAGTACACtatccacggcaccgtggagggtTCCTACGGCACATATGTACTTTTTCACGGCGCCAAGACCACTTTCGACGTTAGCCAGATGACGTCGCCCACGGAGGTCTTATCCGGCCCAGGCTGGGGGTCccctccccctataaataggagggtccccctcccctcaaaaGGAGGTTTTtcgggtagggagaccctccatAGGTGGTTTTCACcccttttttctcctttttttcacCCTCTTTCCCTTGTGAGTGTGTGAATGAGTAAAGCTCTTTTggcgtgggtagatccttcgattacccgtCTGATAATAGAGCGATTTTGCTCTTAGAgtttgttatcccgtcagtgtaagGATAACAAGCGAAACCCCCGTCACAGACGTTACTCTGTCTGTTTGTTTACTACCAAGCCCCTTAAAAGAGCCGTTATTCTGCCCAAAAGGAATCGGCGTCGGTCCGTTCGTCCGTCTCTCCTGAGCCAAGGGAACACATTCACACAGGTAAAATTATTGCATTTTCATCGATTCGATGTAGTCTCCCATCGTCTTATCATTTTACTGTATATGTTGTAGATTTAATGTAGTTCATAATGTCATAATATAGCATACATAATGTTccccccgtaataaaagagagagaatattcattATTTTGTAGCATCTATTATAGAGAGACCTGTTTCGactgggcgaggtgggtgcctaacaccttcccacactcgtaacctgaccccttacccaaacctcTGGTCGGACCATATGAAGTTATGTAGCCCGATTCTGTTCACAACGGATAGgactacacttaatgggtcctaggccctaaccctaggtggcgacttcacattattttaatatatttgatgcatgatcccaatcccctgaTGTCATTTTAATACATGATAATATTATCCATATTAATTCACTCGTCGCCAAAGAGGCTGCGAAAACCTCGTCCATggcgaggaccacggtacttacacctCCGATGCCTCAATCATGGCCTTTTGCCCATGTAATCCTAGGGCTTTTCTTTGGGGATCTTCCCCACCTTCTTTAACACACTCTCGCCAAAAATATATAAGTTTAAAATATCCAACACGGCTTATGCTTGTCAGTGAATGAAACTTACCACGATCCATACATCTGTCGATGGGTCTTGCAACTACACAGGGGACGTATCTGTCATTTTACTGGTACATGACACATTGTTGTAAAGATTTTTTCTTCATCATTTCCCCAATCGAACACCCAACCAAAACTCCATAATATACTCGATGCCACGACTTCGGGTTCCGGATCTATAATCgaattcgggttagggtttgggtttcggACTTACAACCAAAGTTCAAAGTAGCTCGGgtttttgggcatgggtgtaACAATCACCACCGCTTCTCTGTCACTGTCCTCATTTTAGCCTCTTTAAGATGGCAGTCGCCCCTACTTCTACGACACCAATGGAATTGTCAACCATATATTTAGTTACCAGCCTTATCTAagacttttcttttatttaggctacgtttggtaacggtcaGAGTAAAAAACGGGCGTTCTTGATAAGAAACGTTCTTTGGTGTTtctggtaaaacctgttcttccaaATTTTATATTATAATAGTATCATTTGCTTCTAAATTATgcaaaaaaatacttgtaaaatctttttctctcttaccaacctttgcataaaattaaaatatctcattaacataatcaaagtaattacaaaaataagtcaaatttcaaagatcccattaaaattgggttcttgtgtggattagtgccataactgactatgctatgaacacttgaataaaaagggccttggtggattcgaaccaccccccccccctttggaacatgctcatgttccaagtgctctatcAATTTGTCTCAGTTTTGACACGTTCCGAGACAAAACCCACCTGGAATTTTAAATGTCATCTTGTTTGTGAGATTTTACCGAGAGAGCGAGATAGAGAGgtgagaaacagagagagatgaACAGATATATAGCAAAATAGAGAGACGGAGATGTTTCCTGCACCACTGTACGATCCGTTCGGTGAAGGTGGAGTTCAGACCATTTCTTGGAGAAGGAGGTTGAGAGAGAAGGGCTACCTGGATCTCAGACCATTTCTCAAAGAGTGAGAGCGAGAGGCTACCAGGATCTCAGGTGGAGTTCAGACCTTTCTTCAAGAGGAGGTTGTCACCGTTTCTCAGGTGGAGTTCAGGTGGAGTTCAGACCGCAGATGGAGTTCATACCTTTTCTTCAAGAAGgaggttgagagagagaaagagagatgatgagAGATTTACCTGGACGGTGGAGGGACAGCAACAGCAATCGTCGAGGGATCTCGGTGAGGACGATGCGAGAgatgagcgagagagagatatcGTTAAGGAGACATGAGCAATCATCGAGGGATCTCGTTAGGGCTCTATCAAAACATGGGTAAcagtttttggttttgatccaaaAAATGTAAAACAACAAATTGTTGTTATTACAAAAACGTTTTTAAATTCATAAACTGTTATAAATATctatttttgttataaaaaacaagtgaaacaaaACAGATTTCTCAAATGCGTTTTCTGTGCTAATTGTGTGCTGGAAACATTAATAGCACAGAAACAATAGAAAAGTAACATTGTCAAACGGTACCTATgtctctcctcttcctatttCCATCCTTTCCCATGGAATCCCtcatttcttccttctctctcacactaaatcccaccccactacaaaatatatatttcattatttcctttccttgtcaacccaaCCCATAACATGTAGGATCCACCCTcacaagtttcccacccctttttatcctacaaacaaattttttttttattttgatgaaaGATAAACTTATTTATTGAAGCGTGTCCACACAAAGAGTCCGAGTTACATAAATCCGAAATCTAAAGAGAGGAAGATGACCAAATTGTCTCACACGTTAGAGACAAGGCTTTCTGGGCAAAAGAGTCAACCACGCTGTTAATCTCTCTTGGAACATGATGGAAAGATCAGGCATTGAAGTAGAAAAAGAGATCTTTCGACTTGTTTTCCATCTTGGCTTTTGGGGTTTCTCCCAAGTAATCCTGTACCGCCATCAAAGAGGTTGTACCTGGAGGCTCCTGTGGAAGAACAACATTTTCAGAATTGAAAATGCGGGATGGGCTCATAGGCTCTGGTGGTGAGATTGTTGAGAGATTACCTTTGCGGCTTTTGGAGAAGAGAATGTGTTAAAAGGAGGAGCTTCCATTATTGGGTGtgggtttcaagtttcaatttcAGCCCGTAAATATATTTGTCTCTTGCAGTGAATGGTTGCCATTTGTCGATTTCTTCAAAtggtttcttttgtttgttttcacTTTCCTGTTTCCAGCTGTTATTTTATTccttctatacttttttaatTAAGATCGTCTATGGCCCAGCTGCCCATAGCAGCCTGTGCGGTACAGATTGGGTCGTGCGCGCAATAATTGCCTTATCCCCTGCCCAGCGTCTTGCCTGAGCGAAGGTAATGCGATCATTTCACGAGCGGCCCTATCACATCGCACaagctgctacgggcagctgggccATAGGAGATCTGGATCCTTTTGGCTGGCTTTTTCTGAGTGGTCTGGGTCATGAAATCGTGTATTACTGCTGAAGTATTTACATGTGGCTGGTCTCTGGTCCACTACTGCACTTGCCTTTTCTATTCACTTCGTCTTTTTCTGGTTTTGGCTGGTATTAAGATGAAGGGCTATGGAGGAACTTGGGATAATGGCATGTGACTTGGTGGCACAGATTAGTAGTTACTGGATTTAGGGCAGAAGGAAAGGGTTTTTAATGCTTGGCCATAATCAAGTCTATTATCATTTTGGgatgttttcatttattttaaatagaaattaataagtttcaaaaatgatatcaaacacatgaaaaaatgaaaaatgatacgtGAGGTTCACTTCaagtttagaaaaaaaattgaccaGACATAATAGATGATCAATTAAAGAAAGACATAAGAAAGACTTTCAATGCTGACGAATGCAGTGTTGCTTTAagtaaggatgtaaacggatcgaattcggtcggatagtggcattatcatattcgtatccgattatattcggactgattcggataatatcctatcgatttTTTGACAaattcggataattttcggatactgattttttaaatacaagttctcctaaatggatatgaatacggatcgaatatgatttttcgactatccgttgataTATTTatcgtttttatgatgagggttagggttgaaacttgagagttcagtaactaccatttcttctactcttcttagtcttttattctcttacgttttttacttttgattttttaatagatatgtaattccataaatcacattgcataaaataatatatataaaccaatagcaaatctagaaaaagaatcacattatcttaacttataaatttataaaaataagataacaaaattcaataaggtaacttaaaaggatagacaaacatagagttatatttcagatattttattaatgTCAGACTGTTAAACGAATCGGacaataatcgatcggatagggggattatcatattcgtattcgattaattttggacggattcggatactcctaaacggatacgaatgcggatcaaatacggatttacgtatatccatttacatccctagcttTAAGCAAAGCATCATCCACTTTGTAGAATGTTTTAGTTTAAATTTCCCCTTCGTACCTATTAACCATAACCAAACCAtagaaagaggagaaggagaaatctaaggaatggaagaaaaatgaaaggcaCAATAGTGTTATACCCGATGATAGGCATGGGACACCTTGTATCAACGATGGAGCTCGGCAACCTCATCCTCCGCCACTACCACAACCGCTTCTCCGTTACAGTCCTCATCGGAGAGGGACCTCAGGACCCTCCTGATGCCACCGCCTTCCTCCGCCACATCTCCGAAACCACCCATTCCATTACCTTCCTCCACCTCCCCTCTCTCCCAACCAATCCTTCTCCTAATGGGACCCTCACACAAATCATTCGCCTCCACAATCCAAATGTTCGCCAAGCTCTCCAAACTATCTCGGAAACCTCCATGGTTCGAGCCTTTGTCATAGATATGTTTACTACCCCAGCCCTCACCGTGGCATCGGAACTTGGAATCCCAACTTACTACTTTCTCACTGGCGGTGCTGTCTtactctccttctttctctattttccaATCATTCACAACCAGACCACTAAGAGCTTCAAAGAGATTCCCACCACCCATTTCCAATTCCCGGGCTTGCCCTCCATGCCGGCCTCATACTTGCCCGAACGGGTGCAGGATCGAGAGCACCAATTCTACCATGACGTCTTAGACATTGGTTTAAACCTTCGCAGATCAAAGGGAATTCTGACGAACACCTTTGAGTGTCTTGAGACAACATTGATCAAAGCTATCACTGATGGGCTCTGCGTACCAGATGCTCCAACCCCACCTGTTTACTGCATCGGACCATTGATAGCCAGTCCTAAAAATCGAAGTGGAGAGGGTGATGAAGCTGTACATCACTGCTTGTCATGGCTTGATGCTCAACCAAGACAAAGCGTCGTGTTCTTGTGTTTTGGAAGTGGAGGTGTGTTCTCAGCAAAACAGGTGAGAGAGATCGCTATTGGGTTGGAGAGGAGCGGCCAGAGGTTCTTGTGGGTTGTGCGCCAGCCGGTCTCTGAGGACAATAACAAACACTTGGCGTGGGAACATAAAGACCCAGATTTGGAGACTCTGTTACCTCAAGGCTTCTTGGATCGGAACAAGGAGAGGGGTCTTGTGGTAAAATCATGGGCACCACAAGTTGAAGTGCTGAATCATGAATCGGTTGGTGAATTTGTGACTCATTGTGGGTGGAACTCTGATTTGGAAGCGGTGTGTGCAGGGGTGCCTATGGTGGCGTGGCCTCTGTATGCCGAGCAGCGTATGAATAAGGTGTTTTTGGTAGAAGAGATGAAGTTTGCAATGCCAATGGAGGAATCAGAAGATGGGTTAGTGAGTGCAGCTGAGGTCGAGAAAAGGTTGACTGCGTTGATGGTATCGGAAGAAGGGAGAGTGCTTAGAGAACGAAGTCGGAAGATGAAGGAAGAGGCCATGCCTGTGTGGTCAGAGTGTGGCTCTTCTATGATTGTTTTCAGAAAGCTGGCCGAGTCATGGGTCATTCAATAATCGAttatattcggatggattcgaataatactctatccattgacatctttatcctttttttttaggagGAGCGTtaaggttgagacttgagagttcaacaattaccatttcttctatttttcgtAGTCTTTCATTTTCTTACAGTTTTTACTTCGAttgttttttgtatttattttaatagatatgtgattccatgcatcacattgcataaaacaataaatataaaccaatagaaaaatatagaaaaaaaatcacattatcttaatttataaaattataaaaataaaaaacttgatTGGATAGACGAACACAAAGATATATGTCAGACATTTTATTGTCGTCgaattgctaaacgaatcggataataatcagTCGGATAAGGGGATTAttatattcgtatccgattagttttcggacggattcagaatTTTtgtatgtcaaatttcaatttttatttaaagtGTACAATTTCCCATCTAGTGATTGAGCTCTTCCCGCAATAAATAGTGAATACTAGTGATAAGACAAACAACATTTCATTGTGACTTGTGAAACATAACAAaaaagataagagagagagagagagagagagtactgaTCCTGAGGGATACCCTCTCCCATCTTATTTTTTAGGCAGAAAGTCTTTGGGACAAAATAGCTGATTGAACAAAGGAAAAGACGCGATGCTGCCTTGGGCAATTGAGTACGTCTTGATGCCCATCTTGTGAGATTTTCTTATCTTATAACCTAATCTTTCTCATTAGGTCACAAAGTAGATGAAGAATAGAAGAGGGACATAAAATAAAGGGACCATATGGTGCTGTAGCCTGCAATGTGCCAAAGGCAATATTGTTATCAATGATAGAGATGAGCAAGCTCATTCTCTACCACTATCACCCCCGCTTCTCTGTCACTGTCCTCATTTCAGCCTCTTTAACACTCCAGACACCAATGGAATTGTCAACCATATATTAGTTACCAGTCTTATCTAggacttttcttttatttaggctacgtttggtaactGTCAGAGTAAAAAATGGGCGTTCTTGATAAGAAACGTTCTTTGGTGTTTCTGGTCTAGAATGTCGTTCTATGTATGAAAAATGATCTGAAGAACAtatttaaaacgaaaatgacgTTTGGTAAAATCTGCtcttccaaatttgatattataatagtgtcatttccttctaaattatgccaaaaaaaatacttgcaaattctttttctctcttaccaaccttagcataaaattaaaatatctcattaacataagcAAAGTAATTACAAAAATATGTCAAATGTCAAAGATGcaattaaaattgggttcttgtgtggattagtcccataactgactatgctatgaacagttgaataaaaagggccttggtggattcgaaccacccccctttggaacatgctcatgttccaagtgctctaccaatttgtctcggtttcgacaaGTTCCTAGACAAAACCCACcaagaattttaaaattttcattattcGATCGAGTTTGGCTGGTTTAGGCCAGGTTTCGGTCgaaccttatcttctttagGTTCTAAAATCACCTATCTCGACCGCAAACCTTCATTTGAATAAGaatttacaaaataaatacCCTGTAGTTGATCCAATAATCAAGCATTGCCGAAAGTATTTACTTCATGATTTAAAAAATCGGGAATCGGgcaatttggattggaatcgactGACACTTATTCCGATTTCCACCAATCCTTACTGTTATTACCTGAATTGGAATCAGATAGTCCAAATTGGATCCGAATTGGTCGATTCatagtcattttctttttctaattcaTCTTGAATCATACCGATTTAGTGTTCAATTCCTAATTCTTGAACTGATTCAA
This window harbors:
- the LOC122663258 gene encoding UDP-glycosyltransferase 88F3-like gives rise to the protein MKGTIVLYPMIGMGHLVSTMELGNLILRHYHNRFSVTVLIGEGPQDPPDATAFLRHISETTHSITFLHLPSLPTNPSPNGTLTQIIRLHNPNVRQALQTISETSMVRAFVIDMFTTPALTVASELGIPTYYFLTGGAVLLSFFLYFPIIHNQTTKSFKEIPTTHFQFPGLPSMPASYLPERVQDREHQFYHDVLDIGLNLRRSKGILTNTFECLETTLIKAITDGLCVPDAPTPPVYCIGPLIASPKNRSGEGDEAVHHCLSWLDAQPRQSVVFLCFGSGGVFSAKQVREIAIGLERSGQRFLWVVRQPVSEDNNKHLAWEHKDPDLETLLPQGFLDRNKERGLVVKSWAPQVEVLNHESVGEFVTHCGWNSDLEAVCAGVPMVAWPLYAEQRMNKVFLVEEMKFAMPMEESEDGLVSAAEVEKRLTALMVSEEGRVLRERSRKMKEEAMPVWSECGSSMIVFRKLAESWVIQ